In a single window of the Callithrix jacchus isolate 240 chromosome 1, calJac240_pri, whole genome shotgun sequence genome:
- the WDR38 gene encoding LOW QUALITY PROTEIN: WD repeat-containing protein 38 (The sequence of the model RefSeq protein was modified relative to this genomic sequence to represent the inferred CDS: deleted 1 base in 1 codon): MASQGRGCTPRPDYLGDRLYSFPFLPPGSGVLRPPRREPAGLRRGHSGVPAMLAVRRVKFFGRHSGEVSSSAFSPDGQMLLTASEDGCVYGWETRSGQLLWRLSGHTGPVKFCRFSPDGHLFASTSCDHTVRLWDMARAKCLRVLKGHQLSVEMVSFSPDSKQLASGGWDKRVMIWEVQSGQVLRLLVGHRDSVQSSDFSPTVNCLATGSWDSTIRIWDLRAGTPAVSHQALEGHSGNISCLCYSASGLLASGSWDKTIHIWKPMTSSLLVQLRGHITWVKSIAFSPDELRLVSAAYSRMVKIWDCNTGKCLETLKGVLDLAHTCAFTPDGKILVSGAADQTRRQASHTTTSPRAPQTYHHLRQR, encoded by the exons ATGGCTTCGCAGGGACGCGGCTGCACGCCCCGCCCCGATTACCTTGGAGACCGCTTGTACAGTTTCCCCTTTCTTCCGCCTGGCTCTGGGGTCCTGCGGCCGCCTAGGCGGGAGCCCGCCGGGTTGCGGCGGGGCCACAGCGGGGTCCCGGCCATGCTGGCCGTGCGGAGAGTGAAATTCTTTGGCCGGCACAGCGGGGAG GTCagctcctctgccttctcccccGATGGCCAGATGCTGCTCACAGCCTCAGAGGATGGCTGCGTGTATGGCTGGGAGACCCGGAGTGGGCAGCTGCTGTGGAGACTGAGTGGCCACACAG GCCCTGTGAAGTTCTGCCGCTTCTCCCCCGATGGCCACCTCTTTGCCAGCACCTCCTGTGATCATACTGTCCGCCTGTGGGATATGGCAAGAGCCAAGTGTCTGCGAGTCCTGAAGG GTCACCAACTGAGTGTGGAGATGGTCAGCTTCAGCCCTGACTCGAAGCAGCTGGCATCGGGTGGCTGGGACAAGCGGGTGATGATCTGGGAAGTGCAG TCTGGCCAGGTGCTGCGCCTCTTAGTTGGGCACCGCGATTCCGTGCAGAGCAGTGACTTCTCACCCACGGTGAACTGCCTG GCCACTGGGTCCTGGGACTCCACCATACGCATCTGGGACCTGCGGGCAGGGACCCCAGCAGTCTCCCACCAGGCGCTAGAGGGACACAGTGGCAACATCAGCTGCCTGTGCTACTCAGCATCTGGCCTCTTG GCCTCTGGCTCCTGGGACAAGACCATCCACATCTGGAAGCCCATGACCAGCAGCCTGCTTGTCCAACTGAGGGGCCACATCACCTGGGTGAAGAGCATCGCCTTCTCTCCTGACGAGCTGAGGCTGGTCAGCGCCGCATACTCCCGCATG GTCAAAATCTGGGACTGCAACACAGGGAAGTGCCTTGAGACCCTGAAG GGAGTCCTGGATTTGGCCCACACCTGTGCCTTTACCCCAGATGGGAAAATCTTA GTGTCTGGAGCTGCCGATCAGACTAGACGTCAAGCATCCCACACGACCACATCACCTAGGGCCCCTCAAACCTACCACCACCTCAGACAGCGCTGA
- the RPL35 gene encoding large ribosomal subunit protein uL29, with the protein MNEWTNSSPPCAISGKLPTTLGLGFPNCAPRANADPATGGALKEAGTKGRTPASPSRAGGTTALPRGGGDGAERGLPRCGAIGRARRHPAVVAEVSPAHFLFLLERAAAASAAAEACAEMAKIKARDLRGKKKEELLKQLDDLKVELSQLRVAKVTGGAASKLSKIRVVRKSIARVLTVINQTQKENLRKFYKGKKYKPLDLRPKKTRAMRRRLNKHEENLKTKKQQRKERLYPLRKYAVKA; encoded by the exons atgaatgaatggacgaATTCGAGTCCTCCGTGTGCCATCTCTGGTAAGCTACCGACAACGttgggcctcggtttccccaaCTGCGCGCCTAGAGCTAACGCCGACCCCGCTACCGGGGGTGCACTGAAAGAGGCAGGCACCAAGGGGCGAACACCGGCTTCTCCGAGCCGTGCGGGCGGTACCACGGCGCTCCCCCGGGGCGGGGGAGACGGGGCGGAGAGGGGGCTCCCCCGCTGCGGCGCTATTGGTCGCGCCCGTCGCCACCCGGCAGTAGTTGCCGAAGTCAGCCCCGcccacttcctctttctcttggAGCGGGCGGCGGCGGCATCGGCGGCAGCGGAGGCCTGTGCGGAGATG GCCAAGATAAAGGCTCGAGACCTTCGcgggaaaaagaaggaggagctGCTGAAACAGCTGGACGACCTGAAGGTGGAGCTGTCCCAGCTGCGAGTCGCCAAAGTGACAGGCGGCGCGGCCTCCAAGCTCTCTAAGAT CCGAGTCGTGCGCAAATCTATTGCCCGTGTTCTCACAGTCATTAACCAGACTCAGAAAGAAAACCTCAGGAAATTCTACAAG GGCAAGAAGTACAAGCCCCTGGACCTGCGGCCGAAGAAGACGCGTGCCATGCGCCGCCGGCTCAACAAGCACGAAGAGAACCTGAAGACCAAGAAGCAGCAGCGGAAGGAGCGGCTGTACCCGCTGCGGAAGTACGCAGTCAAGGCCTGA